Genomic DNA from Bemisia tabaci chromosome 2, PGI_BMITA_v3:
gaaaaaaattagggaaaaactACTGGGAAGCGGCGGGGCAGTGGGGCACGGACTTCCATTTCGAATTGGTTCCATCTTCGGGTGATAGTCATCTCAATCCACTCACTCTGAAAATCATGCGCCACTTCAAGGCGGAAATTTTGCCGCCTAGTAAGTAAGAAACCATTTTTTGACTCTCTCTGCAAAATTAcacagaattttatttgtatttatgcTCTATGAACTATGAGGGGAGAGCCACCTTTTGCAGCGACTTTATTGCCTCGTGCTCGTAAGACTCGATCTTTTCTTtcgtttcttttattttttttttcgtggtaCGAATTTGCCACCGCGAAAACTTTCCttcacgaaaatcgaaaaaatgactCCGTGATGCAGCATTGCTCCGAGAGCGGTGTTGCGTCCAATTCGACGCCGAAATTCGGCTAGCGAACGCCCAGCGGAATCGCGCCTTCATCGGAGATCGCGATCGCCGCCAGCGGCGCCAGCGGCCGGCACCAGACAGTCCCCAGGCAGACAGCTCaacttcccctcccccccccccccatccttcTACTCCTCGTCCAGTAGTCTGATGCTGTTCGTGGCACGTGCGCGATCAACCGGGTGTTAATTACTTATTGCATCCTCGATCCTCGGCGtaataattgaattttcggcGTTTTGTGTGTGCGAGAGTGTTCGGCATTGACATTATATCTCAATCAGAATATCTTAAGTCGTGATTGATGTTTGTTCCGACGTCATCagttttgttttgaaatgactGGTAAAGCTAGTGGATTCAGAAAAAGACCCAGTGGAGCCGAAAGTAAAAGAAAGGCGGTTGAAAAGGAACGAAGAGAACAAGATGTGCTCCAGAAAACGCGTAAGCtagacttatttttttcttccaacaaGCGTGCTAAAGCTGATGATAGTGAAGCCATTAGTAGCCgtcacaatgaaaattatgtcATTTCGGGTGACTGTGATGATGAAGCTGATGATAATGGTAGTGGTGGTGGTTGTTGTGGTGGTGGCATAGGTGATGGCAATGATGGCATAGGTGATGGCAATGATGGCATAGGTGATAGCTTCGTCTGCACAGATTCAGCAGCTGATAGACCCCAAGAGGCCCAGTGTCCAGAGGTGGTGCCAAGCTTATCGATTTCAGAGGGCGGCGACGTTGCTGCAGTCATGTCGGCTCCCGCTCCATACAGAATTGCTGACAGCAGTTCTGCTTCATTTACGCAGTGCGAAAGGCCCAGTGATGACccctttttttggaaagttaatgaagaaactgtgaatttttttttgaaaaatgactttaATCAGAATATTGatggagattttttaaaatcagcaCGTACTTACACGGACGGTGACCGGGTCAGGAAAAGATATTgtaatttggaatttttcaagagaaagtTACAAAACGGCATATCCATTTCCCGTGCAAATCTTGTGTATTCGCCTAGCCAGGGATCCATTTACTGTGCTCCATGTATGCTTTTCAATAGAGGTGCAACGAAATTTTCATCCGAAACAGGGTTTAGTGATTGGGCTCACGCTAGAGATAGAATCGCGGATCATGAAAATTCTTCTTCTCACAGAGATTGCCTCATTAAATTCAGGgattgcaaaaatgaaattggacGCATAGACCATGAGCTCCGTGTCCAAATTACTAAAGAACAAGAATATTGGAAAAATGTTCTCAGAAGAGTAGTGTCAGTGATTAAAAAGTTAGCCTCTCGAGGGCTTGCATTCCGCGGCACTGATGAGACATTCGGCTCGGTATCAAATGGAAATTTCATGATGTGTTTAGAACTGATCAGTGAATATGATCCATTTCTAGCCGATCATATAGCTCGGCACGGTTCAACCGGTAGAGGCAACGTTTCTTACCTCTCTTCGACTATTTACGAGGAACTGATTGAACTTATGGGAAAATCTGTCCTAGAACACGTGGTTAAATtagtgaaaattgcaaaatattacGCGGTCATTGTTGACTCCACTcgtgatttaaataaaaaagatcagCTCACCCTACTTGTTCGCTACGTTAACACTACTGGCATACCCGAAGAACGATTTTTAACTTTCATAGAAAATTGCGGTCACACGGGAGAAGAAATGGCAGAGAGTGTGCTTAAATACTTAGCTTTTGTTGATTTATCGATTGAAGATTGTCGGGGTCAATCTTACGACAACGCTGCTAACATGAGTGGGAAATTTAAAGGGTTACAAGCGCGCTTGAAAGCTGCCAACTCTGTAATAACGTACGTTCCGTGTGCTCTCCATTCTATGAATCTAAGCGGCTCTTCAGCAGCCGAAAGTTGTAAAATGACGGtagtttattttgattttttgcaaagtGTATACAATTTTATCTCTAGCTCCACTCACCGGTGGgctatttttttatctttttgcgaAGAGGAGAAAGACAGTCGCACACTGAAAACTTTGAGCAGCACAAGATTTAATGCTCGCGAAAAAGCTTGTGAAGCTCTGAATTCGAGTGCTAAATCTCTGGCCAAAACTCTTCAATGTTTGGCCGATGATGAATCTTTAAAAGAGGTCGATCGCATCAAAGCAAGAGCTTTTTTGCGGCAGCTGAGAAGTTTCGATATCATTTTTATGTCCATCGTTTGGAAGGCGATTTTCCttcgatttggaaaaattttacatgataTTCAAAGTAAACAGATGCATGTATCAAGAGCTCTCTCTCTGTACGACTCCCTAgtcggttttttggaagaattaaAGACATCATTTCCGACTTATTTCGAAACGGCCAAAGAAAAACACCGCGAGCTTCGTTCTTTCAAAAATGATGACACCGGAGATGAAAGCGGGGAGGCCGATGAACGGCCAAAACGGCACAGGAGAAGAAAGAGATTTTTTGACGACTCTGAAGATGAGGAAGAGCAGGAAGTCCAGGCGGACGAAGAAATCAACGGAGAACTAGCTAATCAGAGCTTCAATATCATTTTGCAGACTTTGATTGATGACGTAAGGGAAAGGGCTGCAGCCTATAGGGAGTTTGCTCTTAAATTTAGTTTTCTCACCGAACTTCCTTCCCTTGAGAGTGCACAGATTTCAGAAGCAACAGCCCAGTTAATACAGGCTTATAAAGAAGACCTTGAAAGCTCTCTTTTCGAAGAGTGCCTTCATTTGAAGAGTTACTTAAATCAGTTAGCTGCCTCAACTACTTCAAATTCTGAAGCTCTCGGCCTTACAGACCTGTCCTTGTCAAAActttatcaatttttgatcgaaaaaaatttgcaggACGTATACCCAAATGTTTCAATTGCATTACATATATACCTCACTGTACCAGTGACTAATTGCTCGGCGGAACGATCTTTCTCCGCTATGGGGCGAGTCCACAATTATCTACGGACATCTCAGCAGCAGGAGAGACTCGTAAATGTCGCAATCATGTCAATGGAATCCGACATCACCATGCAATTGGATTTCGAGGACATAATAGAGAAGTTCGCGCGTGCTAAGGCgaggaagaaaaatttctaGAGCTTTCAATGCCTCGGTGAAAATCTCTGcccttcaaattttctctctcttcttctcaaCTATATTAATCCGTAAGTTTTTCGAAAACTTGAGTAGGTACATTGAAGACCGATGTGCGAAACCTcgaatctccgtttgcgacgcttcagatttcctgttatactttattcaTTCTATGAAAAAgtggtcaacgtaatttctaaTGCCCATAATTTCTTAAGCAGAATATTCTAGATATTTGATTGATTACGAATCTCAGGTTATGAAATTTGCttctttctctttgaaaaaataaaatagaagcggaaaaTCTGAAACATCGCGACGGAAATacgaggtttcgcactttagcatcaacatttaatttaattttttactatgtTTCATTTTCGTGTCTCAAATCCTCAAACTAGCCTCAAACCTTGAAAAAGCATTACCTCCacctaaaatatttgtttacaaCACTTTCCTGCATAGATGCGCATTCTTCTGACAATCGGACAATCGGATTCCGCTTTTGCCGTGTTTTCGAAACTTACATTTCGTGCGCATCGCGTGTTTCTATACGATATTACCCagtccgggagggggggggggggggggggggcggcaaaaattttttGGGCACCGGGCGGCAAAaacctaaatccggctctggcCTCATGTTAGGCTGCTTGTCTTTGCCGTGGACGACACTAAAGACCTCTAAGTTTAAGTAGCTCTCTTAGCAGAACGAGAGCCataatggatcaggaaattccatcaatggttgtaaattaaactaaatttatgctttgtttctgacccttaaagtagatacctaagtaaacaggtctcgatttttaatttgacctcGACTGATGAGCAATAAAAGCCTAGCGTCACCATTaatgtcttccttttcttcatcagagaaaggctatgtccaataatagacttaattgaaaatgaactttggagaaacgttctcctcttaattttgcaccatgatttgaagagaaaggtcttcaggatttttccattctgatacttggagggaatttaagtttttttaatatcttttctaataagacccagctggggcgctaagtggcttcttttatttatttttatcttttaatgtgattagacatacacatcaatggtgaacctagaaaaatttccattgtgcaaggaatatggattgatagcatctcagaatcggtgcattacatgcaatttttcttcatgtactggtccgttatgcttcaaaatagtaaaaaatttaagaacatctGAAATGATGCAACTGCAGATAGGATTGTGGTTAAGTGATGTCACCTTCATTATGCATCCCCTTATAATGGAaggatttataaaatgaacttcaaatttcttcaatgaaagtgaaaaactcttatgaagttgcgtgtaaaaatcaatgtctcatttctgtgttttcagaaacaagttgcggtgaaaatgcctaattttttttttaatttcatggaaaataaacttgatttttctcgtctttgaaaGTATCACGTCCTACCGCGATGTGCAAAAAGAATGCTCGATAGGTACCTATGTCAtaactttttccatgtttgaattaaaatgttccgATTAGGACTAGTGTGAGAAGTTCCAGTTGTACTTCTTTGAGGCTGGGCCTCAGCCGGCTCTTTCACTTTTGCAGTCAAGTATACTTAGTgtttcatcctcttatctttttgtGTTCGTGTTTTCAGCACCCTGTCTCTCTTTAGTAGGGAGCCGAGGCACCCTTCTATGACTCAGTCTTGTCACGTTACAGTATGAGGAACTGCG
This window encodes:
- the LOC140223842 gene encoding zinc finger MYM-type protein 1-like, which translates into the protein MTGKASGFRKRPSGAESKRKAVEKERREQDVLQKTRKLDLFFSSNKRAKADDSEAISSRHNENYVISGDCDDEADDNGSGGGCCGGGIGDGNDGIGDGNDGIGDSFVCTDSAADRPQEAQCPEVVPSLSISEGGDVAAVMSAPAPYRIADSSSASFTQCERPRFSDWAHARDRIADHENSSSHRDCLIKFRDCKNEIGRIDHELRVQITKEQEYWKNVLRRVVSVIKKLASRGLAFRGTDETFGSVSNGNFMMCLELISEYDPFLADHIARHGSTGRGNVSYLSSTIYEELIELMGKSVLEHVVKLVKIAKYYAVIVDSTRDLNKKDQLTLLVRYVNTTGIPEERFLTFIENCGHTGEEMAESVLKYLAFVDLSIEDCRGQSYDNAANMSGKFKGLQARLKAANSVITYVPCALHSMNLSGSSAAESCKMTVVYFDFLQSVYNFISSSTHRWAIFLSFCEEEKDSRTLKTLSSTRFNAREKACEALNSSAKSLAKTLQCLADDESLKEVDRIKARAFLRQLRSFDIIFMSIVWKAIFLRFGKILHDIQSKQMHVSRALSLYDSLVGFLEELKTSFPTYFETAKEKHRELRSFKNDDTGDESGEADERPKRHRRRKRFFDDSEDEEEQEVQADEEINGELANQSFNIILQTLIDDVRERAAAYREFALKFSFLTELPSLESAQISEATAQLIQAYKEDLESSLFEECLHLKSYLNQLAASTTSNSEALGLTDLSLSKLYQFLIEKNLQDVYPNVSIALHIYLTVPVTNCSAERSFSAMGRVHNYLRTSQQQERLVNVAIMSMESDITMQLDFEDIIEKFARAKARKKNF